Proteins encoded within one genomic window of Bombus vancouverensis nearcticus chromosome 4, iyBomVanc1_principal, whole genome shotgun sequence:
- the LOC117160983 gene encoding uncharacterized protein LOC117160983 — MFIYLVAPVATLVFIFGLLHIKRLDNWLRSSMRCSLTLYNGLIYRTAIQASLNNRDSESNLTSESPMAVVSDIDRVEYDELLAQKTVVNNNERLPDAFLEEIGNKSKNLNPPRYSFEDIISEERNKDLELRAKTHQLGVTYDNITRTSKQEGKENIIETLKNSVEKSNYPSSRLNKQIYNLILKEGQKECEATQKLLDSDNSKFNEPLPIEIKEYLPSSSEKKLD, encoded by the exons atgtttatttatttagtagCTCCAGTGGCTACGTTAGTTTTTATTTTTGGACTCTTGCACATCAAGCGCCT AGATAATTGGTTACGATCATCGATGCGGTGTTCGTTGACCTTGTATAATGGATTGATATACAGAACCGCGATCCAAGCGTCATTAAATAATAGAGATTCGGAAAGTAATTTGACAAGTGAAAGTCCTATGGCTGTAGTTAGTGATATAGATAGAGTAGAGTATGACGAACTATTGGCACAAAAAACAGTAGTTAACAATAATGAAAGATTACCGGATGCCTTTTTGGAAGAAATTGGAAACAAGTCGAAGAACTTGAATCCACCACGGTATTCTTTTGAAGATATAATATCAGAGGAAAGGAACAAAGATCTTGAATTACGTG cCAAAACACATCAATTAGGAGTAACGTATGATAATATTACACGAACGAGCAAACAAGAAGGAAAGGAGAATATAATAGAAACGTTGAAGAATTCCGTTGAAAAGTCCAACTATCCGTCTTCTcgattaaataaacaaatatataatcTGATCTTGAAGGAAGGTCAGAAGGAATGTGAAGCGACACAGAAATTACTTGACAGCGATAATAGCAAGTTCAATGAACCGTTACCGATTGAAAT AAAGGAATACCTTCCATCATCGTCGGAAAAAAAACTGGATTGA
- the LOC117160984 gene encoding serine/threonine-protein kinase RIO3: MSTPWAKIQPVEGPVNLLEITSEQLAKSLQEKELKKSRIQTVDNVNIENYTICETNDTENDEVIAHMLQDQFNKEYNLMLKHTEKKLNRDSKVNITYTNYRTSLCEDQDEQDTDSEDTTKDFDRFVSIEKEYASIPRCGYRKMGGEGSQIVTKHDMLMTSRINACRVLQFPPGIHTGDTGGFDVKLNNKVFNSLRAHSNAQSSRQKAKARPHTK; this comes from the exons atGTCAACTCCATGGGCGAAAATTCAGCCAGTAGAAGGCCCTGTCAATTTATTAGAGATTACTTCGGAACAACTTGCAAAGAGCTTGCAAGAAAA AGAATTGAAAAAGAGTCGCATTCAGACAGTAGATAATGTAAACATTGAGAATTATACAATATGTGAAACAAATGATACAGAAAATGATGAAGTGATTGCACATATGTTGCAAGATCAATTTAACAAAGAATATAATCTAATGTTAAAACATACAGAGAAAAAGTTAAATCGCGATTCTAAAG TTAATATAACTTATACGAACTATCGAACTTCTCTATGTGAGGACCAGGATGAGCAAGACACAGACAGTGAAGATACAACTAAAGATTTTGATAGATTTgtg AGCATAGAAAAAGAATATGCTTCTATACCACGTTGTGGGTATAGAAAAATGGGTGGTGAAGGATCCCAAATTGTAACAAAACATGATATGTTAATGACATCAAGAATAAATGCCTGCAGAGTTTTACAATTCCCACCAGGTATTCATACAGGGGACACAGGAGGATTTGATGTCAAATTAAACAATAAAGTGTTCAATAGTTTAAGAGCTCATAGTAATGCTCAGAGTTCAAGACAGAAAGCAAAAGCACGACCACATACAAAATAA
- the LOC117160982 gene encoding U5 small nuclear ribonucleoprotein 40 kDa protein isoform X2, with amino-acid sequence MLLEGHQGDIFSLEFHPEGQYLASTGFDRQIFIWNVYGECENISVLTGHSGAIMELHFSPDGNHLYTASTDMTLGLWDIAAGTRIKKLKGHTSFVNSVSGARRGLTQLCSGSDDSTIRVWDPRKRGQCYTLNNTYQVTAVTFNDTAEQVISGGIDNDIKVWDLRKNSILYKLKGHSDTITGLSLSPDGSYILSNAVDNTLRIWDVRPFAPYERCVKIISGHQHNFEKNLLRCAWSPDGSKVSAGSSDRFHYIWDTTSRRILYKLPGHNGSVNDIDFHPKEPIVCSGSSDKQIYLGEIEAAQ; translated from the exons ATGCTCCTTGAAGGACATCAAGGAGATATATTTTCTCTTGAATTTCATCCAGAGGGTCAATATCTTGCTTCCACAGGCTTTGATAGACAAATTT TTATTTGGAATGTCTATGGGGAATGTGAAAATATTTCTGTATTAACTGGACATAGTGGAGCGATTATGGAATTACACTTTAGTCCTGATGGCAATCATTTATATACAGCTAGTACAGACATGACATTAGGTTTATGGGACATAGCTGCTGGAACTAGAATAAAAAAGCTCAAAGGTCATACTTCCTTTGTAAACTCTGTGTCTGGAGCAAGAAGAGGCCTTACACAACTTTGTTCAGGTAGCGATGATAGCACAATACGTGTTTGGGATCCCAGAAAAAGAGGACAGTGTTATACCCTAAATAATACATATCAG GTTACTGCTGTAACATTTAATGATACAGCAGAACAAGTAATAAGTGGAGGAATAGATAATGATATAAAAGTATGGGATTTAAGAAAAAACTCTATTCTTTATAAACTAAAAGGACATTCTGATACTATAACTGGATTAAGTCTTAGTCCGGATGGTTCTTATATATTATCAAATGCTGTAGATAACACATTAAGAATTTGGGATGTAAGACCATTTGCTCCTTACGAACGTTgtgtaaaaattatttctgGACATCAGCATAATTTTGAAAAG AATCTTCTGAGATGTGCATGGTCTCCAGATGGTAGTAAAGTATCAGCTGGATCATCAGATAGATTTCATTATATTTGGGATACTACAAGTCGTAggatattatacaaattacctGGTCATAATGGTTCCGTCAATGATATTGACTTTCATCCAAAAGAACCAATTG TTTGCTCTGGGTCCAGTGATAAACAAATATACCTGGGAGAAATTGAAGCTGCACAATAA
- the LOC117160982 gene encoding U5 small nuclear ribonucleoprotein 40 kDa protein isoform X1, translating into MPILDKRKGDDILALVPASKRTKNEVVFSSREKAVVQNGPPRTSSLFAPIMLLEGHQGDIFSLEFHPEGQYLASTGFDRQIFIWNVYGECENISVLTGHSGAIMELHFSPDGNHLYTASTDMTLGLWDIAAGTRIKKLKGHTSFVNSVSGARRGLTQLCSGSDDSTIRVWDPRKRGQCYTLNNTYQVTAVTFNDTAEQVISGGIDNDIKVWDLRKNSILYKLKGHSDTITGLSLSPDGSYILSNAVDNTLRIWDVRPFAPYERCVKIISGHQHNFEKNLLRCAWSPDGSKVSAGSSDRFHYIWDTTSRRILYKLPGHNGSVNDIDFHPKEPIVCSGSSDKQIYLGEIEAAQ; encoded by the exons ATGCCAATTTTGGATAAACGTAAAGGAGATGATATCTTAGCATTAGTTCCTGCCTCAAAACGTACCAAAAATGAGGTAGTCTTTAGTAGTAGAGAAAAAGCAGTTGTACAAAAT gGTCCACCTAGAACATCTTCTCTATTTGCACCTATTATGCTCCTTGAAGGACATCAAGGAGATATATTTTCTCTTGAATTTCATCCAGAGGGTCAATATCTTGCTTCCACAGGCTTTGATAGACAAATTT TTATTTGGAATGTCTATGGGGAATGTGAAAATATTTCTGTATTAACTGGACATAGTGGAGCGATTATGGAATTACACTTTAGTCCTGATGGCAATCATTTATATACAGCTAGTACAGACATGACATTAGGTTTATGGGACATAGCTGCTGGAACTAGAATAAAAAAGCTCAAAGGTCATACTTCCTTTGTAAACTCTGTGTCTGGAGCAAGAAGAGGCCTTACACAACTTTGTTCAGGTAGCGATGATAGCACAATACGTGTTTGGGATCCCAGAAAAAGAGGACAGTGTTATACCCTAAATAATACATATCAG GTTACTGCTGTAACATTTAATGATACAGCAGAACAAGTAATAAGTGGAGGAATAGATAATGATATAAAAGTATGGGATTTAAGAAAAAACTCTATTCTTTATAAACTAAAAGGACATTCTGATACTATAACTGGATTAAGTCTTAGTCCGGATGGTTCTTATATATTATCAAATGCTGTAGATAACACATTAAGAATTTGGGATGTAAGACCATTTGCTCCTTACGAACGTTgtgtaaaaattatttctgGACATCAGCATAATTTTGAAAAG AATCTTCTGAGATGTGCATGGTCTCCAGATGGTAGTAAAGTATCAGCTGGATCATCAGATAGATTTCATTATATTTGGGATACTACAAGTCGTAggatattatacaaattacctGGTCATAATGGTTCCGTCAATGATATTGACTTTCATCCAAAAGAACCAATTG TTTGCTCTGGGTCCAGTGATAAACAAATATACCTGGGAGAAATTGAAGCTGCACAATAA